The following proteins are encoded in a genomic region of Fervidobacterium pennivorans DSM 9078:
- a CDS encoding EAL domain-containing protein, with amino-acid sequence MLNKLLALSGLLVSVVNFAYVLDRRVYKVSKAAIYVAVQVLLFGGIEFFKYDVPNILFLERFQDILLLYIPVAILSFSLDLSGIQKSKRMTLPVYSVPTFYLILASTNKFHKLFWVSEIRTEFYGSEKMRPYGGFIPWTYFIFSVVLLALAFIYIVNSRKLDLRTKYLAGLTFAFGTLGSVTAYLLNFNYTFLSFILSHTTMFLDLLAVNYVWRKLLLSARYSAYEHAEEGYIVIDKRSERVIDINEKAAHLLNLDRKAIVGRKDENVQALIERSGEIVFEANKYLKISTIEDEKNGTLLVVVKDVTAEIISKKDIEKVQSHFKTLFENIPDGAVILDEKGKVIECNKQFLSMFGYTKEEVLGKNIGDLIAPDDLKNEPEKLQKLAIEQKASRVETIRKRKDGSLIEVRVTVSTMETGEETFMQAVYTDLKAEREAMNRVRNILQKDTLTGLYTRQYFIRKLSSVIEFSSTNDYNAVIAINIRGFSLFNSTRGHNFGDDLLREISRRLKSVLREGDTIARPYADEFWILLEKVGKDYRQAKVTVANIVGKLESELRKFYNINGEILDIRFSTGIYIFTSMDSPEDVLRKLNLALARAKTSTDGVVYYSALIDNELQELAARERELKEAVYNGELKIFLQPICNSYSEVVGAEALLRWVKKDGSVVPPMDFIRVIEENGMIITVGEEVLRQVCEFILDNDTSIGFIDVNVSPVQLRYPNMADRFIDIISAHKIDPRKIVIEFTENILIEMNQIVKDNIEKLLNFGCQLCIDDFGTGYSSLSYLTLLPLNKIKIDRSFVSRIPEDSRSVKLLEAIFNIARSFNLDAIPEGVENEKQLEVLSMIGYRLFQDYYFGKPMPVEDFAKILRERSKFTKS; translated from the coding sequence GTGTTGAACAAACTTTTGGCGTTGTCTGGGTTGCTGGTGTCCGTCGTTAACTTCGCATATGTATTAGATAGAAGAGTTTACAAAGTGTCTAAAGCTGCTATTTATGTAGCTGTACAGGTTTTACTGTTCGGTGGCATAGAGTTTTTCAAGTACGATGTGCCTAATATACTTTTTCTAGAAAGGTTTCAAGACATACTTTTACTATATATTCCAGTCGCTATCTTGTCTTTCAGCTTGGACTTGTCAGGTATTCAGAAATCTAAGCGAATGACTTTACCTGTATACTCTGTACCGACTTTTTACCTAATTTTAGCATCTACTAACAAATTTCACAAGTTGTTTTGGGTGAGTGAGATAAGAACCGAATTTTACGGTTCAGAGAAAATGCGCCCATATGGTGGGTTCATTCCCTGGACGTATTTTATTTTTTCAGTCGTTTTACTCGCGCTCGCTTTTATTTATATAGTCAATAGTAGGAAACTCGACTTGAGAACGAAGTACCTTGCAGGTTTGACTTTTGCCTTTGGAACACTTGGATCGGTTACAGCATATCTTCTGAATTTCAACTATACTTTTCTTTCTTTCATATTGTCACATACAACAATGTTCCTGGACCTTTTAGCTGTAAATTATGTGTGGAGGAAGCTATTACTTTCTGCACGATACAGTGCATACGAACACGCTGAAGAGGGATATATCGTGATTGATAAACGTAGTGAACGTGTTATTGATATTAATGAAAAGGCGGCTCACCTCTTGAATTTGGATAGAAAAGCTATAGTTGGGAGAAAAGATGAGAACGTACAAGCTTTAATTGAAAGGAGCGGAGAAATAGTCTTTGAAGCGAACAAATATCTGAAGATTTCTACCATCGAAGATGAGAAGAACGGAACGTTGCTTGTTGTTGTAAAAGACGTAACAGCAGAAATCATTTCTAAAAAAGATATTGAAAAAGTGCAAAGTCATTTCAAAACTCTTTTCGAGAATATTCCTGATGGAGCTGTGATTTTAGATGAAAAAGGAAAGGTAATTGAATGTAACAAGCAATTTTTATCGATGTTTGGGTATACGAAAGAAGAGGTATTGGGGAAAAATATAGGTGACTTGATAGCGCCAGATGATTTGAAAAATGAACCAGAAAAACTTCAGAAATTAGCTATCGAACAAAAAGCATCAAGGGTTGAAACAATCAGGAAAAGAAAAGATGGTTCATTAATCGAGGTTAGAGTTACCGTATCCACTATGGAAACGGGGGAAGAAACATTTATGCAGGCGGTGTATACAGACTTAAAAGCAGAAAGAGAAGCGATGAACAGGGTTAGGAACATTTTACAAAAAGACACACTTACAGGACTTTACACAAGGCAGTATTTCATAAGAAAACTGAGTTCCGTAATCGAATTTTCTTCCACAAATGACTACAATGCGGTTATTGCAATTAATATTAGAGGATTCTCGTTGTTTAACAGTACCAGAGGACATAATTTCGGTGATGATTTGCTAAGAGAAATTTCAAGGAGGTTGAAGAGCGTACTTCGCGAAGGCGATACCATAGCTAGGCCCTACGCAGATGAATTTTGGATTTTGCTTGAAAAAGTTGGGAAAGACTACAGACAAGCTAAAGTAACAGTGGCAAACATCGTTGGGAAACTTGAATCAGAACTTAGGAAGTTCTACAACATCAATGGAGAAATTTTGGACATAAGATTCTCAACCGGTATATACATCTTTACTTCAATGGATTCCCCGGAGGACGTGTTAAGAAAACTCAACTTAGCACTTGCACGTGCGAAAACATCGACTGATGGTGTGGTTTACTACAGTGCCCTTATTGATAATGAGCTCCAAGAATTAGCTGCCAGAGAAAGGGAACTGAAAGAAGCTGTCTACAACGGAGAATTAAAGATTTTCTTACAACCTATATGTAATTCATATTCGGAAGTGGTTGGAGCTGAAGCCTTATTGCGCTGGGTAAAGAAGGATGGTTCCGTAGTTCCGCCAATGGACTTTATAAGAGTTATAGAGGAAAATGGGATGATAATAACTGTTGGCGAAGAAGTACTAAGACAAGTGTGTGAATTCATACTTGATAACGATACTTCTATAGGTTTTATCGATGTGAATGTGAGTCCTGTACAGCTGAGATATCCAAATATGGCTGACCGCTTTATCGACATTATTTCAGCTCATAAAATTGATCCAAGAAAAATAGTAATTGAGTTCACAGAGAACATTCTTATAGAGATGAATCAAATAGTTAAGGACAACATAGAAAAACTGTTGAATTTTGGTTGCCAGCTTTGTATAGATGACTTTGGAACAGGATATTCATCGCTTTCTTACTTAACACTTTTACCGTTGAATAAAATAAAAATAGACAGGTCTTTTGTATCGCGAATACCAGAGGACTCGCGGTCAGTAAAATTACTTGAAGCGATTTTTAATATTGCACGGTCATTTAATTTGGATGCAATACCAGAAGGTGTGGAGAACGAAAAACAGCTAGAAGTGTTATCAATGATTGGTTACAGGCTATTCCAGGATTATTACTTTGGGAAGCCAATGCCTGTTGAAGATTTCGCCAAGATTTTACGTGAAAGGTCGAAGTTTACGAAAAGTTAA
- a CDS encoding 2-phosphosulfolactate phosphatase, with amino-acid sequence MIFLIYTILSSREAQEWITEQRKLCVKQFNVSVVIDVLRATSTVITALSNGARSVIPVSNIEEALELKHRHPEYIIAGERGGQRIEGFQLGNSPTEYAEAVVRDKTIVLTTSNGTNAIIHASNLAERVLIASFLNLTTVVHELAGYDSSTNIAIVCAGNNGEISYEDTQVAGAIISKLTKNRAHYLSDSSKIAMKLWHALKKPNFSGEHAKKLSQLGFDKDLEFCQKVDYIPILAELRDGKIIKVEYNRKFKRGEKDVRAG; translated from the coding sequence GTGATTTTTTTGATATATACAATTCTAAGTTCCAGAGAAGCTCAAGAATGGATAACTGAGCAGCGTAAGTTGTGTGTCAAACAATTCAACGTTTCCGTTGTTATTGATGTGCTGCGCGCAACATCTACTGTAATTACAGCACTGTCAAATGGTGCAAGAAGTGTTATACCGGTTTCAAACATTGAAGAAGCTCTGGAGTTGAAACATCGGCATCCAGAATATATAATTGCTGGCGAACGCGGTGGACAAAGAATAGAAGGCTTTCAACTTGGAAACTCACCTACAGAGTACGCTGAGGCAGTTGTTAGGGATAAAACCATTGTTCTTACCACAAGTAATGGAACAAACGCTATAATCCATGCCTCGAATTTGGCTGAGAGAGTTTTGATAGCATCTTTTCTAAATTTAACTACTGTTGTGCACGAATTAGCCGGTTATGATTCTTCAACAAACATTGCTATCGTTTGCGCAGGCAACAACGGTGAGATTTCTTACGAAGATACACAAGTTGCAGGAGCGATTATCTCAAAACTTACCAAGAACCGTGCTCATTATTTATCTGACAGTTCTAAAATAGCAATGAAACTATGGCATGCTCTTAAAAAACCGAATTTCTCAGGTGAACACGCAAAAAAACTTTCTCAGTTAGGTTTTGACAAAGATTTAGAATTCTGCCAAAAGGTGGATTACATACCGATTTTAGCCGAACTAAGGGATGGTAAAATAATTAAGGTGGAATATAACAGAAAATTCAAACGAGGTGAAAAAGATGTTAGAGCTGGTTGA
- a CDS encoding ATP-binding cassette domain-containing protein — MLELVEVSYKTNEKEILSNVSMKFLPGYKYAVIGTNGAGKSTIGYVIMGLSSYKPYKGKILLNGKDITDLPVTERAKLGITLMWQEPARFEGMTIENYLTLGGKLSVQKSEVAEAMEFVGLNPNLYLKRFVDKTLSGGERKRVELASIILLKPKYAILDEPDSGIDLMSLSIINDVVNYIAQYGGTPIIITHREEMAYNTDYGYLICAGKVLMHGKTEDVLNAFRNTCETCAHPNIPEINELRK; from the coding sequence ATGTTAGAGCTGGTTGAGGTATCATACAAAACAAATGAGAAAGAGATATTGAGTAATGTGAGTATGAAGTTCCTACCTGGATACAAATATGCTGTAATAGGGACTAACGGTGCAGGTAAGAGTACTATTGGGTACGTTATAATGGGGCTGAGTTCGTACAAGCCTTACAAAGGAAAGATTTTACTTAATGGAAAGGATATTACAGACTTGCCAGTAACAGAGAGGGCAAAGCTTGGAATTACATTAATGTGGCAAGAACCCGCAAGATTCGAAGGAATGACTATCGAAAACTACTTGACGCTCGGAGGGAAATTGTCGGTTCAAAAAAGTGAAGTAGCTGAAGCTATGGAGTTTGTAGGTCTCAATCCAAATCTTTACTTGAAGAGATTTGTTGATAAAACTCTCAGTGGAGGGGAAAGGAAACGCGTAGAACTTGCTTCCATAATTCTACTAAAACCAAAGTACGCGATTCTTGACGAGCCGGATTCGGGTATTGATTTGATGAGTTTGAGCATAATTAACGATGTCGTCAACTACATTGCTCAATACGGTGGGACTCCAATAATTATAACCCATAGAGAGGAAATGGCCTATAACACGGATTATGGATACCTAATTTGTGCAGGAAAGGTGCTTATGCATGGTAAAACAGAGGATGTTCTGAATGCATTTCGTAACACCTGCGAAACATGTGCTCATCCGAATATTCCTGAAATTAACGAACTTAGAAAGTAA
- a CDS encoding SufB/SufD family protein — protein MDVKREFEAIVKTAEKLGTDASNFMDKRIASIIISGNRVIGLNNVPGLKLVPTTLENGVQVDMEIEENTQIPFPVHVCTGYLEKKGYQRVIFNIRVKRNAKVKFTAHCVFPQAEEFTHEATSNVIVEDGAVMEYNDEHYHSDAGTITLKTITNAVVENGGVYRNTFHLTKTRVGKLEVKMNLTLKDNAVGELVSKVKASKNDEVDINETIHLDGEKARGLAKTVVVGLDESKVNVLNEAYGNAPYSRAHISCEEITKGEKVVVATTPILKITNDLAELTHEASIGRVSEKQLETLMAKGLTEEEATELIIKGLLM, from the coding sequence ATGGACGTAAAAAGAGAATTTGAAGCCATTGTAAAGACTGCGGAAAAACTTGGAACTGATGCATCTAATTTTATGGATAAGCGTATTGCTTCAATCATAATTAGTGGCAATAGAGTTATAGGTCTAAACAATGTTCCAGGTTTGAAGCTAGTTCCGACAACGTTGGAGAATGGCGTACAAGTTGATATGGAAATCGAGGAGAACACTCAAATTCCTTTTCCTGTACATGTGTGCACAGGTTATCTAGAGAAGAAAGGATATCAACGTGTTATATTCAATATCAGGGTAAAAAGGAACGCCAAAGTCAAATTCACTGCACACTGCGTTTTCCCCCAAGCTGAAGAATTTACACACGAGGCAACGTCTAACGTTATTGTTGAAGACGGAGCTGTTATGGAATACAACGATGAACATTACCATAGCGATGCGGGGACGATAACGTTGAAAACGATAACAAATGCGGTAGTCGAAAATGGAGGAGTTTATAGAAACACATTTCATCTCACAAAAACCAGGGTTGGCAAGCTGGAAGTAAAGATGAACCTCACTTTGAAGGACAATGCTGTAGGTGAACTTGTCAGTAAGGTAAAAGCTTCGAAGAACGATGAGGTTGATATAAATGAAACAATTCATCTCGATGGTGAAAAGGCAAGAGGACTCGCTAAAACGGTCGTTGTTGGACTTGATGAAAGTAAGGTTAATGTTTTGAACGAGGCATATGGAAATGCACCTTATTCAAGAGCTCATATCTCGTGTGAGGAAATCACAAAAGGAGAAAAAGTCGTAGTAGCGACCACACCTATTTTGAAAATCACAAACGACCTTGCAGAGTTAACCCACGAAGCCTCCATAGGACGTGTGAGTGAAAAGCAATTAGAAACTCTCATGGCTAAAGGATTAACAGAAGAAGAGGCAACCGAATTGATAATCAAAGGGCTTCTTATGTAG